ggaacccagaggcagagcagGGCTGCGGGCGGGGCCCGAAGGGCGCGCAGGGTCCTGGGTCCTGCAGCCCAGGCCGCTTTTCCCCGCCTCCCGCTCCCCGCAGGTAAATCTAAGTCTCCACCAGGCTGCGCCGGCGCCTCCGGGTCGTGGGACCCCCCGCACGGGTCCACCCGGCCGCTCTTCGGCCCCAGCGATCCCCGGCCGTGACCCCTGCTTCGCGCACGGCGGCTCCCGGCCCGGCCGCCCGCTCCCCACACCCGCCCCCCGCGGCCGCCGTCCCCGCGCCCCGAGTACCCACCGGCTTGGCTCTTCCGGCGCGGGCGGGGCCGGGCTGGGCGGCGTGGCGGGCTCGGGGATCCGCGGCCCGGGCGCACTCTCCCCGCCCAGGGCCCGCCGGGGGCCGGGCCGCAGCCTGTCGTCATCCCGGGCAGGGCCGCGCACCCTCCGGCCCCGCCCCGCCTCACCCCCGGCCGCGTCCGCGAAGCCTCGGTGCGTGCGGCCCCCGCCTCGGCCCGTTCCCGGGGCAGGCGCGTCCGGCCACAGCGAACACGCGCGCGCCCCTCCGGCCGAAGACTCGGCTCCCCGCCGCGGTGCTGGGGGCGTGGGGGCGCCCGACTTTCTCCCTCCTCCGGGCGCTTTGCATCTGCAGCTCCTTCCTGCGGGCCGGGCCAGGGCCGCGCTCCCCCGTTTGTACCCACCCGTGTCCCTTCACCCACCTCCCACACCGTCCTTCTGTTCTGAGTCTTGGGCGGTCCCAGCCCTGCGGACTGGAGAGGAGCGGGGCGTTGACTGAGcctggagcttccatgccctcgtCCTTCCACCTCACAGCAGCCGGCACTTGCCTTTTGTGCCCAGTATTCACAGTTCTGCCCACTGAGGTTCAGGAAGCTGGAGAAGAGTCAAGCCCAGACCTCCACTTCCAAAAATCCTGCTGCTAGTGGCCCTTCCATCCTTACTCTTCCACTCACCCCGTCTTGTTCAGTCTGTTCTGGCCCCGCCAAGGATCGGAACCCCTCCCCGCTGCTCAGCTCTTGCCCGAGGGCTCGCCTGAGAGGGGCTGCCCGGCCTTGGGGAGAcactcccaccctcctcccagcccagaGCATCCCAGCTTACAAGCTTGCAGGGCCTGTGGGGATGAACCACGCGGATGATCTCCCCGGTGGGTACCAGCTCCACTTGCAGCGCCATTCCGCCCTGCGGAGAGCCAGCGGCCTAGGCACTGGGGCCTGTGAGCAAGAGCTGCCTGCCCACTGGCGGGCTCCGACCACTCCGGGACCAGGAACCTATGGTCTAACGCCGGGATGGCCACTTGGTTCTGCTTCAACTGCAGCCCCAGGGGATGTGGCTGGTCCAGCTCCTCAGGACTCGGCTGGAGCCGTCCAGGTCTGACTGGGAGGCCTCTTGGCCCGGATGGTTggagcaggaagaggaggggctggggatggaggaaatgcctgttgtcccaggtaACCAGAGGAGCCGATGCAGCCACCCATGGGGGACCCTGGGCTCCAGGTCAAAGGCTAGGACGCCTTTCCCCTTGCCCCCATCCCCACGGCAGCTCTATGGCTGGGCCCCTCCTCCTGCCCACTCTCTGGTACCAGCTAGAGAGCACGGGGCCCACTCCCCAAACCAGACGGCATGCCCTCCCCTAGGTCAAGAGGACCCGTCAGTAGGCACTGCCTTTCCTGCACATCCCCTCAACGGGGCTGCCCCCCACAGCAGGTGAGCCCCCACCATGAGTTTGAGAGACCAGGGCTGCTGGGGCCTGGTCATGCGGGGCCCGGACAGGGGGCTGTCCCGCTGTGAGGAAGCTCTTGTCTTACcctcctctgagcctcagagcTTGTGAGGTTAGTTCCTGGGTTCCCTGGGTGTGGGCAACCTCTAGCCCTGTTCATCCCTTGCGTTTCAACAGTACCCCCAGGTGACCCCCACCCCTGATGTTcctgcttttctatttttattgttgctaAATCACAGCTGACACTTTCCTGGCCTGAGACTGAGCCCTCCAGTCTCCAGCCATTCCTTATAGGAAGTAAGAACAGGGAAGTGGATAGGGGAAACAGACCTTTCCAGAGGGAGAGGCTGGCATAGGAAGGGCTGAGTCCCATGGGTGTGTGCTGGCACCGACAGCCCCATAGGCAGGGACCTTCCCCCCGGCACCCTTCTCTCTCCCCACAGCTTCCCCCGCCCCGGAAAAGCTAGcaagccttccttccttcctccggGAAGCACATCTATCCAGAGCAGGCTCATCCCCGGCGGCCACACAATGGCCCTTATCAGCCGTGGAGCCAGGCGTAGACCCAGTGCACACCAGGTCTCACTTATTTCCTGTTTCCACCCAGCGGGTCGGGGTGGACCCAGAACGGCCATATCCTGACTGGGGCCCAGAGGACGGAGAGCACCCCCCATTCCCCTTTCCGCCTCTCAATCACTGCTGGGCTCACCCCTCCCACACAGGAGGCTGGGTGTGTGGCGACCTCAGTTCACCACGGGGGAGGTGAGcatgcggggggggggggggacccCTGGGGTCAAGCCCCGGGGCCGCATTAATCAGAACGGGGAGGCGGGTCTAGTGTGATACACTTTCTGCAATTGTTCTCCCACAATAATCTTGAGAATAGGGACATCATCTGTATTTTACAGACTACTGAGACCGCTCCGCGGGTGGGTTCAGACCCCATTCCTGTTTTTGGTCCTGTGGGAAACCACAGGTGCCTGCAACTTTGAAGAGACTGtaccacttctctgagccttggcttTCCCATCTGCCCCATGAAGGGTGCCATGCAGTAACCCTGGCGATGGCTGTGCATGTGAGAAGGAACAGGTGGGCAAGTGAGGGCTTTGGAGGTCCCTAGGTGTATGTGTTGGGGGCAGGGATAGGTTACCATGGGGGAAAACTCAGCAAGAAGGGGCTGAGGAGAAGTGGGGCAGAAAGAGAAGATGGTGGCATTCTGGACTGGTTAACGCAGGCAGAAGGCTCAACACCAGGGTATGCAGAGCAGTGGGTCAGGAAGGATGAACAAGAGCTCATTTGACTTAACAGAGCACATTAAGCGGCCACCGGCATAGATGGCATGCTCCACCTGGTTAGGGCCCCGGAGGCTCACCATTCTAGAACCTCATCCTAGCCCCAATCCTGGCCACTTCTGCAAATCTCAGACACAGAAGTCTAGTTGGGATCTACAGGGTCCCTGTTCCTGGAATCTACAGCTAGTCCCAGGCCCATCACCGTACCCCCACCCTCCAATCATCAGTCACACGCAAGTGTAAAAGCCACGCTTCTAATTACCCCTGCACAATGTAACAGTCACAAAACAGCCAGCCATGGCCTGCTGGAAGTCAGGGGACAATTCTTCATACACAGGCTTGCGGGGGAGAGTATGCAACACAGAGCAACTGGAGTAACCCTCAGTCCCAGGACACAGGATGGCAGGACAAGCACTGAGCAGGCTCCCAGAGGTGTCTTCTCCTGGGAAAAGGGCTGCCGAGTGACCATGGCGGAGGCAAGTGCTGGATGTGGGGACAGGCCATGTCCCCAAAGCCCCTAGAGGGTGTTCTCTGAAGACCCCCAGGGCCAGATCCTCCAAAATGTCTTGAGCTGGTTCTCCCTTCTGCCTGCCCCACTCTGAGGTCCCGGGGGGTCCAGTCGTCAATGACTCTTGACAAGGGTGGCGCAGATGCACCTAACCTGACAAGGACCACCCTGGAAAAGTCTGTGGCCACAGCTCCTTGACCACTTGTCACCCCTTCCTCAGATGGCAGGGTGGAGGCATGGGACTCAAGCTACCAACAGAAGCGAACCTGGATCCTTCCCAGTTCTCTCTGTCAGGATCTGGAACTTCCATGCAGTCAGACTCCGTGCCATGGGTAGGGAGGAAGGTTGTGCTGGCCGAAGGACCCTCATCAACCTGCTCATAACCATGGCGTAAGAGCCTGGCTAGAGGGGCCCCTCCATTCTGCCCACTGAGTCAGACTGCTTTTGCTGAAAGCAGGAATCCCAGACCCTCTGCTCACTCCTCACGGGGACAAGCTATGAGATGCCAAGACTCCTGGAATCCAGCACTGCTTGCACCAGTCTATGTAGCCTGTACAAATGTGAGCATCTCCCCTCCCAGACAGCCTGAGGCCCAGGACGGCACAACAAGAATGCAGGCCTGTGCCAAATGGGGCATGTGCCTGGCAGGACTACTTGGGCAAGACTAGAAGAGGGGGTAGGAATCCAGAAATGAGACGCAGAACTGTCCCCAGGTCTTCGCTGTTGACACACTAGCTGGTTTCACTCACATCTCAGCAACAAAAACCTGTATTTAAGCGGCTAATTCCAGAGATGAGTAGTGGAGAGAGCAAATGAGCCTGGTTAGAGCTCACTCTGGGAGGAGTATGTGGAGGACACTTGGCTGTCTCTTCAGGGGGCCAGGCTGGGCCCCCAGCACTCCCGGCAGTGGAAAGGCAGAGCTGGCTGCCAGCTCTGGCCTCCGCCTGGGATTCACTCCCATCCTGGCTCAGATCTGTGGCTGTGCTTCACCCAGTGGGTCCTCCCTCAAGGAGCCAGGAGGGATCTGCAGGGATAAAGCAGGTGGTGGAAATGGAGAGCGGGTCTTCCTCCGTGCTTTCCATCACCCCCGTTCCTGCACTGCAGCGGCCCCTCATGTACAGGCTGGTTCCCAGGCCTGGGCCTCAGGGAGCCAGTGATGAGCTCAAGCCCtcacccttccccttccctcaccAGCACTGCTTACCTGGAAGGGTCTGCTTATCCCCACCACAGAACGCAGACTGTTGCTGTAGTAACAGAGGAGAAACTCATCTTCAGTGGTAGGGATATTGCTGATGTCGATGTAAACCTGGAGGGGGATGGACAGGACTGGGGTCAGCTCCAGGGCTCTGGGCTCCACCCAGCTCTGAGTGACAAGTTATTCAGCACTCTGTTCCTTCCACAAGACAGGAGTGCTGAGGCAGGCCTGCCTGCTGGTGATGTACCTGGTGCTGGTGACGTACCTGGTTCAGGTTGTCGCTGCAGGAGACCTTGCTGTCCCCGACCCAGGCGTAGGACACGTAGTCATTAACGTCCCGCAGCCCCACCTGTGAGGGGGAGTCAGGCCATCAGTGGTCAGGGAGGACATGGGACCCAAGGCAAGTCCTAAGGAGGAGATGGTCTCCCTGCTGGGCCTGGCTACCGTACTGTGCGCCTCCCCGCCGCCCTTCACTGCCAGCCTTTAGCTACAGAAGAACCGCTGGGGTGGATGAGGGTGAGTTCGTCAGCATCTGCCCAGCTCCCAGGAGCCCTCGGGAAGGATGAACCAGGGGCTGTCGCTGATGGACTTCCTGCCTTGCCACCACATCACCTTGTACAGTCCAATCCAGTCCCACGGGCTGCTGGGGAAGTCCGAGGTTGAAGAGTAGCTGACCATCATGTCATTTTCCATGGTCCACAGGTCCTCAGGCATCAGGACGATCAGCGGAGCAGACACCAATGGCTTCAGCTAGACACGGGGGTGAGAAGGGGGCTGAATCCCGCAGCATCATTCCCTCCTCTGAGGCCAAGTGTCCCTCACTGTGCCCTTCCAACATAGCGGGGAAGGTGGGGCACCCAGAGGGGGTGGGCATGGAACTCCACTGGGCTGCTCCAACGGACCTTGGCTGGCCATCAGGAAAGAGGGCCGAACACCAGTCGGGGGGTGGCTGCCACTGTCAGGGAATCCCATGGCGCCCAGCGCTGGTGGGTAGGAATGGCGGAGAGCAGAGGCACGGCTGAGAGGCTTAAGGAGGCGGCCAGGCAGCTGCTCTCAGGCCTCCCGCCTTATCTGACCCAAAGCCCCACATGGGGGGATGCTCTGGTGAGAACGGCTGTGAATGTGCAAGAACACAACGCAGACACCAgcgggggccgggcacggtggctcacgcccataatccagGAACACAACGCAGACACCAgcgggggccgggcacggtggctcacgcccataatccaaGAACACAACGCAGACACCAgcgggggccgggcacggtggctcacacccataatccaaGAACACAACGCAGACACCAGCgggggcggggcacggtggctcacgcccataatcccaacagtttgggaggatcacttgagcccaggagttcaagactagcctgggcaacatagtgaaaccctgtgtccacaaaaaatacataacagccaggcgtggtggcgtgcacctgtagtcccgctactagggaggctgaggtggaaggatcaatcacttgagcccaggaggtggaggcttcagtgagctatgataccgccactgcactccagcctgggcggcagaacgagaccctaacacacacacacacacgccagtaAACCTGTATGAAAACGTGAAGGCTGAGGAGCAGCAGCCTGAAGGAGGCCAACACCGCCTTGGTCATTCAGATAGCAAGATACAAGGACGCAGGGATGGAGGGAGCGCCCGTTGCAACTTGATCCAGATAGATTTAGCACAAATAAAAGAAGTCCTACTTCTCACATTGGGTAATAAGCCTAATGGAACTCATTAGCCCCAAGGGAcaatacccaaaggaaatggaaACCTTTTCACAAAGGGTTTGAACACGGTTTTGACAGACAGAGCCATCAACGGCTCCTAAGAGGAGCTTGGATATCCGACCTGGCAGGAAAGGCAATCATGGCCTCCACAGGTCTCCCCTGGGGGACTGGCTGACATTCGAATCCAGGGATGGAGGGCTTGGGGATGTGGCCAGCATAGCTATTCCTCTGGCAAGTATCAGGCAGCCCAGAAGTTCACCTCCAAGTCGAATGTGCCGGAGACAGGCTTGTGGTCGCTGATGCCGTACATCATGTGGCTGCTGTAGCCCCTCAGAGACAAGGAGAAGTCTGACGCCGGCGGTCCGGGAGTGTCGGGGCCAGCACAGGGCTGCCGCTTCAGCCTCCACAGGATGCGATCGGTCCATGCAGGCTTGCGTTTTTTCTCACTGCAGGGGCAGGGGGCATAAAGAGGAAGaatggggaaagaagaaaaggttgGCCTAAGAGCAGAAATGAGCCCACATG
The sequence above is a segment of the Gorilla gorilla gorilla isolate KB3781 chromosome 19, NHGRI_mGorGor1-v2.1_pri, whole genome shotgun sequence genome. Coding sequences within it:
- the INPP5K gene encoding inositol polyphosphate 5-phosphatase K isoform X3 translates to MDVLSPLSFIKVSHVRMQGILLLVFAKYQHLPYIQILSTKSTPTGLFGYWGNKGGVNICLKLYGYYVSIINCHLPPHISNNYQRLEHFDRILEMQNCEGRDIPNILDHDLIIWFGDMNFRIEDFGLHFVRESIKNRCYSGLWEKDQLSIAKKHDPLLREFQEGRLLFPPTYKFDRNSNDYDTSEKKRKPAWTDRILWRLKRQPCAGPDTPGPPASDFSLSLRGYSSHMMYGISDHKPVSGTFDLELKPLVSAPLIVLMPEDLWTMENDMMVSYSSTSDFPSSPWDWIGLYKVGLRDVNDYVSYAWVGDSKVSCSDNLNQVYIDISNIPTTEDEFLLCYYSNSLRSVVGISRPFQIPPGSLREDPLGEAQPQI